A stretch of the Chanos chanos chromosome 1, fChaCha1.1, whole genome shotgun sequence genome encodes the following:
- the LOC115822895 gene encoding synaptobrevin homolog YKT6-like isoform X2, which yields MKLFSLSVLYKGPTKAHLLKAAYELSSVGYFQRSSVQEVMTFTCGLIVERSPPGCRCSVQEQEYMCHVYIRDDCLSAVAITDTEYPQRVCFSLLDKVLDEFSRQVDDRDWPTGSPETIRFTRLEEYLIKYQNPREVDALTKVQAEVDETKIILARKQNRCCKMM from the exons ATGAAGCTCTTCAGCCTTAGCGTGCTTTATAAAGGACCGACCAAAGCCCATTTACTTAAAGCAGCCTACGAGTTGTCATCCGTTGGCTATTTTCAAAGGTCCAG TGTCCAGGAGGTCATGACGTTTACTTGCGGTTTGATAGTCGAGCGCTCTCCACCGGGCTGTCGCTGTTCAGTCCAAGAACAAG AGTACATGTGTCATGTTTATATACGAGATGACTGTCTCAGTGCAGTGGCCATCACTGATACCGAGTACCCTCAGAGAGTGTGCTTCAGTCTACTCGACAAG GTGCTGGATGAATTCTCCAGACAGGTCGATGACAGAGACTGGCCCACTGGTTCTCCAGAGACCATTCGCTTCACACGACTGGAGGAATACCTCATCAAATACCAA aaTCCTAGGGAGGTAGATGCATTAACCAAAGTGCAGGCGGAGGTTGACGAGACAAAGATCATTTTG
- the LOC115822895 gene encoding synaptobrevin homolog YKT6-like isoform X1: MKLFSLSVLYKGPTKAHLLKAAYELSSVGYFQRSSVQEVMTFTCGLIVERSPPGCRCSVQEQEYMCHVYIRDDCLSAVAITDTEYPQRVCFSLLDKVLDEFSRQVDDRDWPTGSPETIRFTRLEEYLIKYQNPREVDALTKVQAEVDETKIILHNTMESLLQRGEKLDDLVAKSEELGQSSKAFYKTARKQNRCCKMM; this comes from the exons ATGAAGCTCTTCAGCCTTAGCGTGCTTTATAAAGGACCGACCAAAGCCCATTTACTTAAAGCAGCCTACGAGTTGTCATCCGTTGGCTATTTTCAAAGGTCCAG TGTCCAGGAGGTCATGACGTTTACTTGCGGTTTGATAGTCGAGCGCTCTCCACCGGGCTGTCGCTGTTCAGTCCAAGAACAAG AGTACATGTGTCATGTTTATATACGAGATGACTGTCTCAGTGCAGTGGCCATCACTGATACCGAGTACCCTCAGAGAGTGTGCTTCAGTCTACTCGACAAG GTGCTGGATGAATTCTCCAGACAGGTCGATGACAGAGACTGGCCCACTGGTTCTCCAGAGACCATTCGCTTCACACGACTGGAGGAATACCTCATCAAATACCAA aaTCCTAGGGAGGTAGATGCATTAACCAAAGTGCAGGCGGAGGTTGACGAGACAAAGATCATTTTG CATAACACTATGGAGTCGTTGTTGCAGAGAGGGGAGAAGCTCGATGATCTGGTGGCCAAGTCTGAGGAGCTGGGACAAAGTTCTAAAGCATTTTATAAAACT